Proteins encoded together in one Thermococcus gammatolerans EJ3 window:
- a CDS encoding Replication factor A complex, RPA14 subunit, which translates to MEAETRFRRRKPAVERKIAEIREDDTRVSLIGKAFKVDRMDYTFWLDDGTGVILIESEDNVLPENGQLVRVIGRVIRDESVHIYGEVIQDFTGVDLEALEEIRELERKYLPRIEEMASFFGGEEE; encoded by the coding sequence ATGGAAGCCGAAACCCGTTTCAGGAGGAGGAAACCCGCCGTTGAGAGGAAGATAGCCGAGATACGCGAGGACGATACGAGAGTCTCGCTCATCGGAAAGGCCTTCAAGGTGGACAGGATGGACTACACCTTCTGGCTCGACGACGGAACGGGCGTCATACTCATCGAAAGCGAGGACAACGTCCTGCCGGAGAACGGCCAGCTCGTCAGGGTCATAGGCAGGGTAATCAGGGACGAGAGCGTCCACATCTACGGTGAGGTAATTCAGGACTTCACAGGCGTCGATCTCGAGGCACTCGAAGAGATAAGGGAGCTTGAGAGGAAGTACCTCCCCAGGATAGAGGAGATGGCCAGCTTCTTCGGGGGTGAGGAGGAATGA
- a CDS encoding Lrp/AsnC family transcriptional regulator yields MERNSLTSRQLKLLKKLYEEGRPLEVHTVEKTQDELAKELGITRQALSNHLKVLKELGYIRTGRGFIDLTEKALELLGEKKGDVFIFVRIEPTKRRQVYENVRKLKIKRIYRVTGDIDLIIEADKSKLDEVLEEIASLDGVKETITHVVLEVL; encoded by the coding sequence ATGGAAAGGAATTCCCTAACGAGCAGGCAACTGAAGCTTCTCAAGAAACTCTACGAGGAGGGCAGGCCCCTAGAAGTTCACACAGTCGAGAAAACGCAGGACGAACTGGCGAAAGAACTCGGCATCACAAGGCAGGCCCTCAGCAACCACCTCAAGGTCCTCAAGGAGCTCGGGTACATAAGGACGGGCAGGGGGTTCATAGACCTCACGGAGAAGGCCCTTGAGCTCCTCGGGGAGAAGAAGGGCGATGTTTTCATATTCGTGAGGATAGAGCCAACCAAGAGGAGACAGGTATACGAGAACGTGAGGAAGCTCAAGATAAAGAGGATCTATCGCGTCACCGGCGACATAGACCTCATAATAGAGGCGGACAAGAGCAAACTGGACGAGGTACTGGAGGAAATAGCGTCGCTCGATGGAGTAAAGGAGACGATAACCCACGTCGTTCTCGAAGTTCTATGA
- the scpB gene encoding SMC-Scp complex subunit ScpB gives MGLLEDKALVEAALFVSGRPLSLKELSKALGIKSLDYLEKLIELIAAEYAERKSAIEVVRVLGDKFVMQVKQEYSQRVIHLMPRPDLRTGELKTLALIAYLQPIEQSKIVKLRGSQAYEHIKKLIEMGLIYAEPYERTKILGTTQKFAELYGFPENDPNVIKEAFKKVIHAEYTDIIEKLEGGKKENEETEVPNS, from the coding sequence ATGGGACTGCTCGAAGACAAGGCCCTCGTCGAGGCCGCCCTCTTCGTTTCTGGGAGGCCCTTAAGCCTGAAGGAGCTCTCCAAAGCCTTGGGAATAAAATCCCTCGACTACCTCGAAAAGCTCATCGAACTCATAGCAGCCGAGTACGCCGAGAGAAAGAGCGCCATAGAGGTTGTAAGAGTTCTCGGCGACAAGTTCGTGATGCAGGTCAAGCAGGAGTACAGCCAGCGGGTAATCCACCTTATGCCGAGGCCCGATCTGAGGACGGGCGAGCTGAAGACACTCGCGCTCATAGCTTACCTCCAGCCGATAGAGCAGAGTAAGATAGTCAAGCTCCGCGGAAGTCAGGCCTACGAGCACATAAAGAAGCTGATAGAGATGGGCCTCATCTACGCCGAGCCCTACGAGAGGACTAAAATCCTCGGAACGACCCAGAAGTTCGCCGAACTCTACGGCTTTCCCGAGAACGATCCAAACGTGATAAAGGAGGCCTTTAAGAAGGTCATCCACGCCGAGTACACCGACATCATTGAGAAGCTTGAGGGTGGCAAGAAAGAAAACGAAGAAACCGAGGTTCCGAATTCCTGA
- a CDS encoding OB-fold nucleic acid binding domain-containing protein: MAVLTKEAILELIRSRTGMSEREINLRIKEIMKREGIGEHAAALLLAEELGINLEGEEEALHIADLVPGMSGVNIVGRVLRKYPPREYTKRDGSRGVVANLIIYDATGKARLVLWDSQVGKYYNEINVGDVVKVINPSVREGRNGIELHVNFRSRVIINPSDDPRVEEIPPLEEVRSYNYRRVKIAELEGGERFVELRGTIARVYRVTVYNACPQCRRKVDYDPATDSWTCIEHGEVEPVKMTVLDFGLDDGSGYIRITLFGDEAADLLGEDPEVIEEMQKELIEAGATPKEAARKLAEEKFYTILGREIVVRGNVIDDKFFGLMLKAFTWDDLDFKREIAMERAQLREALKMLEGSER, encoded by the coding sequence ATGGCGGTGCTCACAAAGGAGGCAATCCTTGAGCTCATCCGGTCCAGAACCGGAATGAGCGAGAGGGAGATAAACCTCAGGATAAAGGAGATAATGAAGCGCGAAGGCATTGGAGAACATGCCGCTGCACTGCTCCTCGCGGAGGAGCTCGGCATAAACCTTGAGGGCGAGGAGGAGGCCCTTCACATAGCCGACCTCGTTCCCGGGATGAGCGGCGTTAACATAGTTGGCAGGGTTCTGAGAAAGTATCCCCCCAGGGAGTATACTAAAAGGGATGGGAGCAGGGGAGTCGTTGCCAACCTGATAATCTACGACGCCACCGGCAAGGCGAGGCTCGTTCTGTGGGACTCCCAGGTAGGAAAGTACTACAACGAGATCAACGTCGGGGACGTCGTTAAGGTCATAAATCCGAGCGTCAGGGAGGGCAGAAACGGTATAGAGCTCCACGTGAACTTCAGGAGCAGGGTCATAATCAACCCGAGCGACGATCCAAGGGTTGAGGAGATACCTCCTCTGGAAGAAGTCAGAAGCTACAACTACAGACGCGTTAAAATAGCCGAGCTCGAAGGAGGGGAGCGGTTCGTTGAACTCAGGGGAACGATCGCGAGGGTCTACCGGGTAACTGTTTACAACGCCTGCCCGCAGTGCCGGAGGAAGGTCGACTACGACCCGGCAACCGATTCATGGACGTGCATAGAACATGGAGAAGTCGAGCCCGTAAAGATGACCGTTCTTGACTTCGGACTTGACGACGGTAGTGGCTACATCAGGATAACGCTCTTCGGCGACGAGGCCGCTGACCTCCTCGGGGAGGATCCAGAGGTAATAGAGGAGATGCAGAAGGAGCTCATTGAGGCGGGGGCTACACCAAAGGAAGCCGCAAGGAAGCTGGCGGAGGAGAAGTTCTACACAATACTCGGAAGGGAGATAGTGGTGAGGGGCAACGTCATCGACGACAAGTTCTTCGGACTGATGCTCAAGGCATTCACGTGGGACGATCTCGACTTCAAGCGCGAGATAGCGATGGAGCGGGCCCAGCTGAGGGAGGCCCTCAAAATGCTCGAAGGTAGCGAGAGGTGA
- a CDS encoding Clp1/GlmU family protein — protein sequence MEGVGSNKAIYTTDVPEDRVELVEMIASLEKPVVMFIGDVDSGKTTSLTFVANELVNLGYRVGIVDSDLGQKGILPPATVSLGIAEENFPSLSEIEPYLHYFIGITTPSQYIGETVVGVKRLVDVARSLADVVLIDTTGFVTGPGFELKRLKIEAVRPDLAVFIESTGERERAIEELIEVSSSLTETVLLRRSDKVKSHSQEERRAIREAKWRAYFSSSSPVIVDLSTLRVSGTSMFSGRPLTGEEKELFERLHDWVVLAGWKGKESYTVVKADSGRRPYNRSVIKAIDFETLSNLLIGFIDELGFCLGLGILKWPRLSEGLLEVLTPLSEDELSRAVEVRFGRIRVTESGEELALLRREEL from the coding sequence ATGGAAGGTGTGGGCTCAAACAAGGCTATCTACACCACCGACGTGCCAGAAGACAGGGTTGAGCTCGTGGAGATGATAGCTAGCCTTGAAAAGCCCGTTGTCATGTTCATCGGTGACGTGGACAGTGGTAAAACGACTTCCCTAACCTTCGTCGCCAATGAACTCGTGAACCTCGGCTATCGGGTTGGCATAGTCGACAGCGATCTGGGCCAGAAGGGAATACTCCCCCCCGCCACCGTGAGTCTCGGTATAGCGGAGGAGAACTTTCCCAGCCTCTCCGAGATCGAGCCCTATCTGCACTACTTCATAGGAATAACCACGCCCTCCCAGTACATAGGGGAAACGGTCGTTGGTGTGAAGAGGCTCGTCGATGTTGCGAGATCTCTTGCGGACGTGGTTCTCATAGACACAACCGGCTTCGTAACCGGGCCGGGTTTTGAGCTCAAGAGACTCAAGATCGAGGCTGTTCGGCCGGATCTGGCCGTTTTTATCGAATCCACTGGAGAGAGGGAGCGGGCCATTGAAGAGCTCATCGAGGTTTCTTCATCGCTGACCGAGACCGTTCTCCTGAGGAGGAGCGACAAGGTGAAGTCCCACTCTCAGGAGGAGAGACGTGCCATAAGAGAAGCCAAGTGGAGAGCTTATTTCTCCAGCTCATCACCTGTTATTGTGGATCTCTCAACTCTTCGCGTTTCCGGGACCTCAATGTTCTCAGGAAGGCCCCTAACAGGAGAGGAGAAAGAACTCTTCGAGAGGCTCCACGACTGGGTAGTTTTGGCCGGCTGGAAGGGAAAGGAAAGCTACACAGTCGTTAAGGCGGACTCCGGAAGGAGGCCGTACAACAGGTCCGTCATCAAGGCGATTGACTTTGAAACGCTGAGCAACCTGCTGATCGGATTCATTGACGAGCTCGGTTTCTGCCTCGGGCTGGGCATCCTCAAGTGGCCCCGCCTCAGCGAGGGCCTACTCGAAGTTCTCACACCCCTCAGTGAGGATGAACTCTCTCGGGCCGTCGAGGTTCGTTTCGGCCGGATACGGGTCACAGAGTCTGGAGAGGAGCTCGCACTTCTCAGGCGTGAGGAACTTTAG
- the tmk gene encoding dTMP kinase — translation MGIFVVIEGIDGAGKSTQAKLLAKWFEKKGYEVILTKEPTDTAFGKLIRKLVLTGGREGIIDGARISHEAEALLFAADRAEHVHKLIKPALESGKVVISDRYFYSSLAYQWARGLDLQWLIDLNRFAVRPDLVVLLDLPVKESMRRINGRSIKTEFDKIVELQKRVRENYLKLAEMFPEIRIVNAQNSIEDIHRDIVGLVEQEILSGI, via the coding sequence GTGGGTATATTCGTGGTCATTGAGGGCATCGATGGCGCCGGTAAGTCAACGCAGGCAAAGCTGCTAGCAAAGTGGTTTGAAAAAAAAGGATACGAAGTGATCCTCACCAAAGAGCCTACTGACACAGCCTTTGGTAAGCTGATAAGGAAGCTCGTTCTCACAGGGGGGCGGGAGGGTATAATCGACGGGGCTAGAATAAGCCACGAGGCTGAGGCCCTGCTCTTTGCAGCCGATAGGGCTGAACATGTTCACAAACTGATAAAGCCAGCCTTGGAATCGGGAAAGGTTGTCATCTCGGACAGGTACTTCTACTCATCCCTCGCATACCAGTGGGCTAGGGGGCTCGACCTCCAGTGGCTCATAGATCTGAACAGGTTCGCTGTCAGACCTGATCTCGTGGTTCTGCTAGACCTCCCGGTCAAGGAGAGCATGAGGAGAATAAACGGGAGGAGTATCAAAACAGAGTTTGACAAAATCGTCGAGCTTCAGAAGAGGGTCAGGGAGAACTACCTCAAGCTGGCCGAGATGTTTCCCGAGATAAGGATAGTGAACGCTCAAAACAGCATAGAGGATATCCATCGGGACATAGTGGGTCTCGTCGAGCAGGAAATCCTCTCGGGGATTTAG
- a CDS encoding phosphoenolpyruvate carboxykinase (GTP), with amino-acid sequence MDALEKLRELLPEEQFEKVKAIDNPELHAFLAEWIEWLEPGKVFVCTDSEEDEQYVRWKALYYGEEKMLETPNHTVHYDNYYDQARDKANTKLLVPGGKEIPFLNTKDRDEGLKEIKELMKGVMKGKELFICFFVLGPKNSIFTIPAVQLTDSAYVAHSEFILYRKGYEEFKRLGRNAKFFRFVHSAGELDERKTSKNLDKRRIYIDLVDDTVYSVNTQYGGNTIGLKKLAFRLTIQKAVKEGWLSEHMFLMRVNGPNGRKTYFTGAYPSMCGKTSTAMIPWENIVGDDLTFILPVNGVARGANVEKGVFGIIQGVNPEDDPIIWKVLHSPVEIIFSNVLVKDGKPYWNEMGIEIPDEGENHSGKWWRGKKDKEGNEIPPSHKNARFTVSLEHFPNVDLEALENPCGVEVGGMIFGGRDKDTWPPVREAFDWKHGVITMGASLESETTAATLGKEGVRAFNPMAILDFMSVPLGEYIENYLRFGEKLRKTPKIFAVNYFLRDENGKWLNHKLDKAVWLKWMELRVHGDVDAIETPIGYIPKYEDLARLFKEVLNKEYSREDYEKQFTIRVPELLAKIERIEKIYREKVKEVPEELFQVLEEERRRLLEAREKYGDYISPFAFESD; translated from the coding sequence ATGGACGCCCTTGAAAAGCTTAGGGAACTCCTTCCAGAGGAGCAGTTTGAGAAGGTTAAGGCAATCGACAACCCCGAGCTTCACGCTTTTTTGGCGGAGTGGATTGAGTGGCTCGAGCCGGGCAAGGTTTTCGTCTGCACCGACAGCGAAGAGGACGAGCAGTACGTCCGCTGGAAGGCCCTCTACTACGGCGAGGAGAAGATGCTCGAAACGCCAAACCACACCGTCCACTACGACAACTACTACGACCAGGCGAGGGACAAGGCCAACACCAAGCTCCTCGTCCCCGGCGGAAAGGAGATTCCCTTCCTCAACACCAAGGACCGCGACGAGGGGCTGAAGGAGATTAAGGAGCTCATGAAGGGTGTCATGAAGGGCAAGGAGCTGTTCATCTGCTTCTTCGTTCTCGGGCCGAAGAACTCGATATTCACGATTCCAGCCGTCCAGCTCACCGACTCGGCCTACGTAGCCCATTCCGAGTTCATACTCTACAGAAAGGGCTACGAGGAGTTCAAACGCCTCGGAAGGAACGCGAAGTTCTTCCGCTTCGTCCACAGCGCCGGAGAGCTCGACGAGAGAAAGACCAGCAAGAACCTCGACAAGAGGAGGATTTACATCGACCTTGTGGACGACACCGTTTACTCCGTCAACACCCAGTACGGTGGCAACACCATCGGCCTGAAGAAGCTCGCCTTCAGGCTCACCATCCAGAAGGCAGTTAAAGAGGGCTGGCTCAGCGAGCACATGTTCCTGATGAGGGTCAACGGTCCGAACGGCAGGAAGACCTACTTCACAGGTGCATATCCAAGCATGTGCGGAAAAACTTCCACCGCCATGATTCCCTGGGAGAACATAGTCGGAGACGACCTCACGTTTATCCTTCCGGTCAACGGCGTAGCGCGTGGTGCCAACGTCGAGAAAGGTGTTTTTGGCATAATCCAGGGCGTTAATCCAGAGGACGACCCGATAATCTGGAAGGTCCTCCACTCTCCGGTCGAGATAATCTTCTCCAACGTCCTCGTCAAGGACGGAAAGCCCTACTGGAACGAGATGGGCATCGAGATTCCTGACGAAGGAGAAAACCACAGCGGAAAGTGGTGGCGCGGGAAGAAGGACAAAGAAGGAAACGAGATACCGCCGAGTCACAAGAACGCGCGCTTCACGGTTTCGCTTGAGCACTTCCCGAACGTGGATTTGGAAGCCCTCGAGAACCCGTGCGGTGTGGAAGTCGGCGGAATGATTTTCGGTGGCAGGGATAAGGACACCTGGCCCCCGGTGAGGGAAGCCTTTGACTGGAAGCACGGTGTTATAACGATGGGCGCCTCGCTTGAGAGCGAGACGACGGCGGCGACCCTCGGAAAGGAAGGCGTTAGGGCCTTCAACCCGATGGCCATACTCGACTTTATGAGCGTCCCGCTCGGTGAGTACATCGAGAACTACCTGAGGTTCGGCGAGAAGCTGAGGAAAACGCCGAAGATATTCGCCGTCAACTACTTCCTCCGCGACGAGAACGGCAAGTGGCTCAACCACAAGCTCGATAAAGCGGTATGGCTCAAGTGGATGGAGCTTCGCGTTCACGGCGACGTCGATGCCATCGAGACGCCGATAGGCTACATTCCGAAGTACGAGGATTTGGCAAGGCTCTTCAAGGAGGTTCTCAACAAGGAGTACAGCAGAGAAGACTACGAGAAGCAGTTCACGATAAGGGTTCCAGAACTCCTCGCGAAGATTGAGCGCATAGAGAAAATCTACCGCGAGAAAGTGAAGGAAGTTCCAGAGGAGCTCTTCCAGGTTCTTGAGGAAGAGCGCAGGAGGCTCCTCGAGGCCAGAGAGAAGTACGGGGACTACATCAGCCCGTTCGCATTTGAAAGCGACTGA
- a CDS encoding OB-fold nucleic acid binding domain-containing protein, with product MKKRLPASRVYLKDVIEGYYVKSDGDLEPNYLITKDARKVYRVKVVATVVREPFLSDDETYGKFQIDDGTGTIWVLAFRDNTRFVKLVKKGDLVQVIGKVAEWRDDKQILVEGVAKVHPNMMVLHRFETLKEKAEHVRKARIAFDIYDRYGITAKAKVIAKNKGVSEDLLMTIDELYTLMLEQRSMELEEELFEEVEEEEKPAENPELEKAKEAVMKLLREKGKPLSHKFIVKKLSKEFEEETVEEAITRLLAEGEIYEPETGYYEPL from the coding sequence ATGAAGAAGAGACTTCCCGCGAGCAGGGTCTACCTCAAGGACGTCATCGAAGGCTACTACGTCAAGAGCGACGGTGACCTCGAGCCCAACTACCTCATCACCAAGGACGCCAGAAAGGTCTACCGCGTCAAGGTGGTCGCCACCGTCGTGAGGGAGCCCTTCCTGAGCGACGACGAAACCTATGGCAAGTTCCAGATCGACGACGGGACTGGAACGATATGGGTTCTCGCCTTCAGGGACAACACTCGCTTTGTAAAGCTCGTCAAGAAGGGCGATCTCGTTCAGGTCATCGGGAAAGTTGCTGAGTGGCGCGACGACAAGCAGATACTCGTCGAAGGCGTCGCCAAGGTGCACCCGAACATGATGGTGCTCCACCGCTTCGAGACCCTCAAGGAGAAAGCGGAGCACGTTCGCAAAGCCCGGATAGCCTTCGACATCTACGACCGCTACGGCATAACGGCCAAGGCCAAGGTCATAGCAAAGAACAAGGGGGTAAGCGAGGACCTCCTCATGACGATCGACGAGCTGTACACGCTCATGCTCGAACAGAGGAGCATGGAGCTCGAGGAGGAACTCTTTGAGGAAGTCGAGGAAGAGGAGAAACCTGCAGAGAATCCCGAGCTTGAAAAGGCCAAAGAGGCCGTTATGAAGCTCCTCAGGGAGAAAGGAAAGCCCCTCTCACACAAGTTCATAGTGAAGAAGCTCTCCAAGGAGTTCGAGGAGGAAACGGTCGAGGAGGCAATAACCAGGCTCCTTGCGGAAGGGGAAATATACGAGCCGGAGACCGGCTACTACGAACCCCTCTGA
- a CDS encoding phosphohexomutase domain-containing protein — protein MELYYSEKFNPEELALLGRAIGTVAHGTTIVGRDGRALSRYGKRAMVVGIVSTGSTIMDVRLIPLIALKDFAHKKGLPLAYVYYYGGVRVEVSGLDVDEIKTILDSRSFIEAHPSDIGATVYYPNALDDFMNDLLKKYRFKMEKRVLVDAMNTPAVLFFPRLSEALGMEVDIINDMMTSYLPPKPKEVFLHKLRKENYDLGLRFRPDGVVEVHANGEELEFGSMWTLLEHLKKNL, from the coding sequence ATGGAGCTTTATTATTCCGAAAAGTTCAATCCAGAGGAGCTGGCTCTTCTAGGGAGGGCCATCGGAACCGTCGCCCACGGGACGACGATAGTGGGGAGAGATGGGAGAGCGCTCTCGAGGTACGGCAAGAGGGCGATGGTGGTTGGCATAGTCAGTACAGGATCGACTATAATGGACGTTCGCCTCATTCCCTTAATAGCGCTCAAGGACTTCGCCCACAAGAAGGGTCTTCCACTGGCCTATGTGTACTACTACGGAGGGGTACGCGTTGAAGTAAGCGGTCTTGACGTCGATGAGATAAAGACCATCCTTGACAGCAGGAGCTTTATTGAGGCCCATCCAAGCGACATCGGGGCGACCGTTTACTATCCCAACGCCCTCGACGACTTTATGAACGATCTGCTCAAGAAGTACAGGTTTAAGATGGAGAAGAGGGTTCTCGTGGACGCCATGAACACACCGGCGGTTCTCTTCTTCCCGAGACTCTCGGAGGCCCTTGGAATGGAGGTTGACATAATAAACGACATGATGACCAGCTACCTGCCTCCAAAACCTAAGGAGGTGTTCCTCCACAAGCTCAGGAAAGAGAACTATGACCTCGGCCTGAGGTTCCGGCCGGATGGTGTAGTTGAGGTGCACGCTAACGGTGAAGAGCTCGAGTTCGGTAGCATGTGGACCCTCCTCGAGCACCTGAAGAAGAACCTTTGA
- a CDS encoding CGP-CTERM sorting domain-containing protein, whose protein sequence is MEYITEGSTLRTVTLIVAVLLTGLFLLSPVTAVNSSGKASLAIKPEKPVDIKVLREAVSLLRERINLTEISDFRVELEETGEGYLIRIKAENVTPEEVEGIKRIAESFGRLRIEFNGVVVGRSVNVSDYRLEPKMCPNCWRVDFRVPPEVTARLKEVASGKLGWPVDVYLDPPVNSLLVVSARVYQEMNSQDFMGEPKPGTGTPKPLIERLKEAFNITVIEYHNQSAEEIVDNATALGKDKIILANVPQKLYTEVKGTLSSRKINIEVSYYTLQTGEGIKNFVRKILHLYGPYVLRFDPTKYSTTRLTISGVGKDRKAALGEAKKLYLDFKMGSLPVTFRVEDVSLSSTPSETSTSSTTMTAKVADDSHQCGPASIVLFALFPLLLRKH, encoded by the coding sequence TTGGAATACATCACGGAGGGAAGTACGTTGAGAACCGTTACCCTTATAGTGGCGGTTCTGCTGACGGGTCTTTTCCTTCTAAGCCCCGTAACCGCGGTCAACTCTTCGGGAAAAGCCAGCTTAGCAATAAAACCTGAAAAGCCCGTGGACATTAAGGTCCTCAGAGAGGCCGTCTCTCTGTTGAGGGAGCGCATCAACCTGACGGAGATTTCCGATTTCCGGGTTGAACTAGAAGAGACAGGGGAAGGCTACCTCATCAGAATAAAGGCAGAGAACGTGACCCCGGAAGAGGTGGAGGGCATCAAAAGGATCGCCGAAAGCTTTGGAAGGCTTCGCATCGAGTTCAACGGCGTCGTTGTGGGGAGAAGCGTTAACGTTTCCGATTACAGACTTGAACCAAAAATGTGCCCCAACTGCTGGAGGGTTGATTTCAGGGTTCCTCCAGAGGTCACGGCGCGGCTCAAGGAGGTAGCATCTGGTAAGCTCGGCTGGCCGGTTGATGTTTATCTTGACCCGCCGGTGAATTCGCTTCTCGTCGTTTCAGCCAGGGTTTACCAGGAGATGAATTCTCAGGACTTCATGGGGGAACCTAAACCGGGCACTGGAACTCCAAAACCGCTCATTGAAAGGCTCAAGGAGGCATTCAACATTACGGTAATCGAGTATCATAACCAGAGTGCGGAGGAGATCGTTGATAACGCCACAGCCTTGGGCAAGGATAAGATCATCCTCGCCAACGTCCCACAAAAACTGTACACCGAAGTCAAAGGAACCCTCTCCTCCAGGAAGATTAACATTGAGGTTTCTTACTATACCCTTCAGACCGGAGAAGGCATCAAGAACTTCGTCAGGAAGATCCTCCACCTCTACGGACCCTACGTCCTGAGGTTTGATCCAACCAAATACAGCACAACCCGGCTCACTATCAGCGGGGTCGGGAAGGACAGGAAAGCCGCCCTCGGGGAGGCGAAGAAGCTGTACCTCGACTTCAAAATGGGATCCCTACCCGTTACCTTCAGGGTTGAGGACGTATCCCTCAGTTCAACTCCATCCGAAACGAGCACGAGTTCAACTACAATGACGGCGAAGGTTGCCGATGATTCACACCAGTGCGGCCCCGCATCAATAGTTCTCTTCGCCCTTTTCCCCCTCCTCCTGAGGAAACACTGA
- the engB gene encoding GTP-binding protein EngB, with amino-acid sequence MIIFVGRSNVGKSTLIFRLTGKKVKRGKRPGVTRKPVEVVWRNRRVIDMPGFGFMSGLPRQVQERIKDEIVHFIEDNADKIDLAVLVVDGKAAPEIIERWEKRGEIPVDVEFFQFLRELEIPTIVAVNKIDRVKNVQRVIHYLAQKFGVPLDEVPETFVPISAKFGKNIEELKRLIEKKLRS; translated from the coding sequence ATGATAATCTTTGTCGGGAGGTCAAACGTTGGTAAAAGTACCCTCATATTCAGGCTCACCGGGAAGAAAGTGAAGAGGGGAAAGAGGCCCGGTGTAACGAGAAAGCCAGTTGAGGTCGTGTGGCGCAACAGGAGGGTCATTGATATGCCCGGTTTCGGTTTTATGAGCGGCCTCCCGCGGCAGGTTCAGGAGAGGATTAAGGACGAGATAGTTCACTTTATAGAGGACAACGCCGATAAAATTGATCTCGCCGTTCTCGTCGTCGATGGTAAGGCCGCACCGGAGATAATAGAACGGTGGGAGAAGAGGGGGGAGATACCTGTAGACGTTGAGTTCTTCCAGTTCCTTCGGGAGCTTGAGATACCGACCATCGTCGCGGTCAACAAGATTGACCGGGTGAAGAACGTCCAGCGGGTAATCCACTACCTGGCTCAGAAGTTTGGCGTTCCCCTCGATGAGGTGCCCGAGACGTTCGTCCCGATCTCGGCCAAGTTCGGAAAGAACATTGAGGAGTTAAAGAGACTCATAGAAAAGAAATTGAGGTCATAG
- a CDS encoding geranylgeranylglycerol-phosphate geranylgeranyltransferase, whose protein sequence is MELRAFVEITRPHNCALAGLVGVLGSMVALGSVPEGKILILVFLVVSLGCAGGNTINDYFDYEIDRINRPERPLPRGAMDRRTALWYSLFLFAVGLALALLISLKAFAFALLAYITMFLYAWKLKPLPFIGNIAVAALTGVTPLYGAIAVGKIGLAGTLAVCAFLVNVAREIVKDIEDVEGDLKKGAKTLPIILGRRKAAYVAAFFGVATVIASFLPVKAGVGVGYYAMVPVDLIILYAVYLILRNQDEKTAHRSQLLLKASIFLAVFAFLIAALM, encoded by the coding sequence ATGGAGCTGAGGGCCTTCGTGGAAATAACCAGACCCCACAACTGTGCTTTGGCTGGGTTAGTTGGTGTTCTGGGCTCGATGGTAGCGCTCGGCTCCGTCCCGGAGGGGAAAATTCTCATTCTCGTGTTTCTTGTAGTTTCCCTTGGCTGTGCCGGTGGAAACACCATAAACGATTACTTCGACTACGAGATCGACAGGATAAACCGCCCTGAGAGACCGCTCCCCCGGGGTGCTATGGACAGGAGAACGGCCCTCTGGTACTCACTCTTTCTCTTTGCCGTTGGGCTTGCCTTGGCGCTGCTGATTTCTCTCAAGGCCTTCGCCTTTGCGCTCCTCGCGTACATCACAATGTTCCTCTACGCCTGGAAGCTCAAGCCCCTTCCCTTCATAGGAAACATAGCCGTCGCCGCTTTGACCGGGGTGACTCCCCTCTACGGTGCAATCGCCGTTGGGAAGATTGGCCTTGCCGGAACGCTGGCAGTGTGTGCCTTTCTCGTTAACGTTGCAAGGGAGATAGTCAAGGACATAGAGGACGTTGAGGGCGACCTCAAAAAGGGAGCTAAAACGTTGCCCATAATCCTCGGCCGCAGGAAAGCCGCTTACGTGGCGGCGTTTTTCGGAGTCGCGACGGTGATAGCTTCTTTCCTCCCGGTCAAGGCCGGTGTCGGTGTTGGCTACTATGCGATGGTTCCCGTCGATCTGATAATCCTCTACGCCGTTTACCTGATCCTCAGAAATCAGGATGAGAAGACCGCCCACAGGTCACAGCTACTGCTCAAGGCGAGCATTTTCCTTGCGGTTTTCGCATTCCTGATAGCCGCTTTGATGTGA